From Sulfurovum zhangzhouensis, one genomic window encodes:
- the murU gene encoding N-acetylmuramate alpha-1-phosphate uridylyltransferase MurU, producing MKAMILAAGLGTRMRPLTDKTPKPLLEVGGIPLIVWHIERLVHEGITDIVINIAHLGYMIPEALGDGSEWGANITYSDEQDEGPLESAGGIIKALPLLGDEPFLVVNGDIWCDYEFDHIISLAENTLAHLILVPNPEHNPEGDFALNGMKVVDAKQYTFSGIGYYSPKLFEGLPYGKTALAPILRKAMKEGKVTGELYEGEWLDIGTPERLELLNAELFSRS from the coding sequence ATGAAGGCAATGATCCTTGCAGCAGGGTTAGGTACCCGAATGCGTCCACTTACGGATAAAACCCCCAAACCACTGCTTGAAGTGGGTGGTATACCTCTTATCGTATGGCATATCGAACGTCTGGTACATGAAGGCATCACTGATATCGTTATCAATATCGCTCACTTAGGTTACATGATCCCTGAAGCATTGGGTGATGGAAGCGAGTGGGGAGCCAATATCACTTACTCTGATGAACAGGATGAAGGACCTCTTGAAAGTGCAGGGGGTATCATCAAGGCGTTGCCACTTCTTGGTGATGAACCTTTTTTGGTAGTCAATGGAGATATCTGGTGTGATTACGAGTTTGACCATATTATCAGTTTAGCTGAGAATACACTGGCCCATCTCATCCTTGTACCCAATCCGGAACACAACCCAGAAGGAGACTTTGCACTTAACGGGATGAAAGTGGTAGATGCAAAACAGTATACATTTTCAGGAATAGGGTACTATTCTCCCAAACTATTTGAAGGGCTTCCTTACGGTAAAACAGCACTTGCTCCGATATTGAGGAAAGCAATGAAAGAAGGTAAAGTTACGGGAGAGCTCTATGAAGGAGAGTGGCTGGACATCGGTACACCTGAACGTCTTGAACTTTTGAATGCCGAGCTTTTCAGTAGAAGCTGA
- a CDS encoding aminoglycoside phosphotransferase family protein, which yields MEKIEAWLEDIYCEGKLEPASSDASFRKYYRLNDGIQSSIIMDASLQKESLEPFIDIAFRLRDVKVTVPKILVQNREEGFLMLEDMGSTHLLETIDETNFIHFYDKAIDTIVRMQGAQTEGLPEYDAAFLRAEMNLMREWYLEKYLGKTLNEEEQEILNKILNNITNGVLSQPQGYFVHRDFHSRNIMLSPHDEIIVIDFQDARIGAVTYDLVSLLRDCYVFFDPQTIEQLALSFRDKRGLNVDDETFMRWFDLMGLQRHIKVLGIFSRLYLRDGKEGYLKDIPLTLKYVLDIASKYGETKGLVDILSVNS from the coding sequence ATGGAAAAAATAGAAGCATGGTTAGAAGATATCTACTGTGAGGGAAAACTTGAACCTGCATCTAGTGATGCAAGCTTCCGAAAATACTACCGTTTAAACGATGGGATTCAAAGCAGTATTATTATGGACGCATCACTTCAAAAAGAGTCTCTTGAACCCTTTATAGATATTGCTTTTCGTCTGAGAGACGTGAAGGTCACTGTTCCCAAAATACTTGTACAAAACAGAGAAGAAGGCTTTCTGATGCTTGAGGATATGGGAAGTACTCATCTGCTTGAAACCATCGATGAAACTAACTTCATACATTTTTATGATAAAGCAATTGATACGATCGTCAGAATGCAAGGTGCCCAGACAGAAGGGCTACCAGAATATGATGCGGCTTTCCTGCGTGCGGAAATGAACTTGATGCGAGAATGGTATCTCGAGAAATATTTAGGTAAAACCTTAAATGAAGAAGAGCAGGAAATCCTTAATAAGATATTAAATAATATTACAAATGGTGTCTTGTCTCAACCTCAGGGCTATTTCGTACATAGAGACTTTCATTCACGCAATATCATGCTTAGTCCGCATGATGAGATCATCGTAATTGATTTTCAGGATGCAAGGATAGGTGCAGTAACTTACGATCTAGTCTCACTACTTCGTGACTGCTATGTTTTCTTTGATCCTCAAACGATAGAACAATTAGCACTTAGTTTCCGTGATAAACGGGGATTGAATGTCGATGATGAAACTTTCATGCGATGGTTTGATCTCATGGGATTACAACGACATATCAAGGTTTTAGGTATTTTCAGCCGTCTCTATCTTCGTGACGGGAAAGAAGGATATCTCAAAGATATACCTCTGACATTGAAATATGTACTTGATATTGCAAGTAAATATGGTGAGACAAAAGGGCTTGTAGATATACTCTCTGTTAATTCATAA
- a CDS encoding anhydro-N-acetylmuramic acid kinase has translation MKKEHYIGIMSGTSMDGIDVVLCQINKHECHLIHATEYPFPAILKDELLQTINGNTTLAQIGKLHIQLSELFADAVNSLLSTYQIDPKTVIAIGSHGQTLWHEPNAEYPFSIQLGDPSTLTTRTRIPVVADFRAKDIALGGQGAPLAPSFHQFLFQELSESIAVVNIGGMANITIPDKQLIGYDTGPGNVLMDLWCHKHTGKTYDKDGLWAREGEVNFSLLEKMLEDSYFHQPHPKSTGREKFNEAWINHFIEKKTLKSEDVQRTLLELTAFTICNELLKFQRDIAVLSGGGAKNSFLLERIKAVMPNITVIIAENADMLEAMMMAWLAYKRIHNEHINLKDVTGAKENGILGGVYR, from the coding sequence ATGAAAAAAGAACACTATATCGGTATCATGTCAGGAACCTCGATGGACGGCATTGACGTGGTACTTTGCCAAATCAATAAGCATGAATGTCATTTGATCCATGCTACAGAATATCCTTTCCCTGCTATCCTAAAAGATGAACTCCTTCAAACGATCAACGGCAATACCACATTGGCTCAAATAGGAAAACTGCATATCCAGCTGTCGGAACTCTTTGCTGATGCGGTCAATTCTCTACTAAGCACTTATCAGATTGACCCAAAAACAGTGATAGCCATCGGCTCACATGGCCAGACACTTTGGCATGAACCTAATGCTGAGTATCCTTTCAGTATACAGCTTGGGGATCCCAGTACACTTACAACCCGTACACGTATCCCCGTAGTAGCAGACTTCAGAGCCAAAGACATCGCTTTAGGCGGGCAGGGGGCACCTCTAGCACCTTCGTTTCACCAATTTTTGTTTCAAGAGCTCAGTGAAAGTATTGCAGTAGTCAATATCGGAGGCATGGCCAATATCACAATACCGGATAAACAACTGATAGGGTATGATACAGGACCTGGTAATGTACTGATGGACCTTTGGTGTCATAAGCATACAGGGAAAACCTATGACAAAGACGGGTTATGGGCGAGAGAAGGAGAGGTAAATTTCTCCCTACTTGAAAAAATGCTCGAAGATAGTTACTTTCACCAACCCCATCCCAAAAGTACAGGTAGAGAAAAATTCAATGAAGCATGGATCAACCACTTTATAGAAAAAAAGACACTCAAAAGTGAAGATGTACAACGTACACTTCTTGAACTTACTGCATTTACGATCTGTAATGAACTGCTAAAATTTCAAAGAGATATAGCAGTTCTTAGTGGAGGCGGAGCAAAGAACAGCTTTCTTTTGGAGCGGATCAAGGCAGTGATGCCCAATATCACTGTCATCATTGCAGAGAATGCAGATATGTTAGAAGCAATGATGATGGCTTGGCTTGCTTACAAACGTATCCATAATGAACATATCAATCTCAAAGATGTTACCGGGGCAAAAGAAAATGGAATCCTTGGCGGAGTCTATAGATGA
- a CDS encoding cupin domain-containing protein, with the protein MRKTFLNLITSALVLVSAGATDESALAISYNDDLKWGPCPTFIGEGCQIAVLHGDPAKENLDIFFKVPADYPIPHHWHTSAERMILVSGKLTVTYDNQESEVLTKGMYAYGPSKLPHTAYCEKGDEPCVIFIAFEEPIDAFEVVKETP; encoded by the coding sequence TTGAGAAAAACATTTTTGAATTTAATAACTTCTGCACTCGTGCTGGTAAGTGCGGGAGCTACGGATGAATCTGCCCTTGCCATTTCTTATAATGATGATTTAAAATGGGGACCATGTCCTACTTTTATCGGTGAAGGATGTCAGATAGCCGTATTACACGGTGATCCTGCCAAAGAGAATCTTGACATCTTTTTTAAAGTTCCGGCAGATTATCCGATCCCGCATCATTGGCATACTTCAGCAGAACGTATGATACTGGTTTCAGGCAAATTGACGGTAACTTACGATAACCAGGAGAGTGAAGTACTCACAAAAGGAATGTATGCCTATGGCCCTTCCAAATTACCGCATACTGCTTACTGTGAAAAAGGAGATGAACCCTGTGTCATATTTATCGCATTTGAAGAACCTATCGATGCGTTTGAAGTAGTTAAAGAAACACCTTAA